A genomic region of Bactrocera dorsalis isolate Fly_Bdor chromosome 3, ASM2337382v1, whole genome shotgun sequence contains the following coding sequences:
- the LOC105228939 gene encoding ARL14 effector protein, whose protein sequence is MDADSELTEGVGALRMSLRERPRKQQSDRRLRERSEDLKFLEDFDPEKSNREKRKLKRKLTNSRSTVYDEYGQMRHNGMDICDCLDEKCPGCWFECKNCGSTRCGVQCRVNRKQFVDEITFDGKDVVIKNKFVL, encoded by the coding sequence ATGGATGCTGATAGCGAGCTAACTGAGGGTGTCGGTGCACTGCGTATGTCTTTGCGTGAACGACCACGCAAACAACAGTCAGATCGGCGGCTACGCGAGCGCTCGGAAGATTTGAAGTTCCTAGAGGATTTTGATCCTGAAAAATCAAATCGTGAAAAACGCAAACTGAAACGAAAGCTTACTAATTCACGTTCTACTGTTTACGATGAGTATGGTCAAATGCGTCATAATGGCATGGATATCTGTGACTGCTTGGATGAGAAGTGTCCAGGTTGTTGGTTTGAGTGCAAAAATTGTGGCTCAACGCGTTGTGGCGTACAGTGCCGTGTGAATAGAAAACAGTTCGTGGATGAAATCACATTTGATGGCAAAGATGTGgtgataaaaaacaaatttgtattgtaG